In Musa acuminata AAA Group cultivar baxijiao chromosome BXJ3-9, Cavendish_Baxijiao_AAA, whole genome shotgun sequence, a single genomic region encodes these proteins:
- the LOC135648681 gene encoding ATP synthase subunit beta, mitochondrial-like, giving the protein MASRRLLSSLLRSSARRSPAPRPSAAACPTPRAAPRPSPAGYLLSRAVEYATSAAAPQPTPPPAKTPPGPSGKITDEFTGAGAIGKVCQVIGAVVDVRFNEGLPPILTALEVLDNQIRLVLEVAQHLGENMVRTIAMDGTEGLVRGQRVLNTGSPITVPVGRATLGRIMNVIGEPIDEKGEINTNHFLPIHREAPAFVEQATEQQILVTGIKVVDLLAPYQRGGKIGLFGGAGVGKTVLIMELINNVAKAHGGFSVFAGVGERTREGNDLYREMIESGVIKLGDKQDESKCALVYGQMNEPPGARARVGLTGLTVAEHFRDAEGQDVLLFIDNIFRFTQANSEVSALLGRIPSAVGYQPTLATDLGGLQERITTTKKGSITSVQAIYVPADDLTDPAPATTFAHLDATTVLSRQISELGIYPAVDPLDSTSRMLSPHVLGEEHYNTARGVQKVLQNYKNLQDIIAILGMDELSEDDKLTVARARKIQRFLSQPFHVAEVFTGAPGKYVELKESVNSFQGVLDGKYDDLPEQSFYMVGGIEEVIAKAEKIAKESAA; this is encoded by the exons ATGGCCTCACGCCGCCTCCTGTCCTCCCTGCTCCGCTCCTCCGCCCGCCGCTCACCAGCCCCCAGGCCCTCAGCCGCCGCCTGCCCCACCCCTAGGGCCGCCCCGCGCCCCTCCCCCGCTGGCTACCTCCTCTCCCGCGCTGTCGAATACGCCACCTCCGCGGCGGCCCCGCAGCCTACTCCTCCCCCGGCCAAGACCCCTCCTGGGCCCAGCGGCAAGATCACAGACGAGTTCACTGGCGCCGGTGCGATCGGGAAGGTCTGCCAGGTGATCGGGGCGGTCGTCGATGTGAGGTTCAACGAGGGCCTGCCGCCGATCCTGACGGCGCTGGAGGTCCTCGATAACCAGATCCGGCTGGTCCTTGAGGTCGCGCAGCATTTAGGCGAGAACATGGTGCGGACCATCGCCATGGATGGCACCGAGGGGCTTGTCCGCGGTCAGAGGGTTCTCAACACCGGATCTCCCATCACC GTTCCTGTTGGCAGGGCGACTCTTGGTCgcatcatgaatgttattggAGAACCAATTGATGAGAAGGGTGAAATAA ATACCAACCACTTCCTTCCCATCCATCGTGAAGCACCAGCTTTTGTTGAACAGGCAACAGAACAGCAGATTCTTGTTACTGGAATTAAG GTCGTAGATCTCCTGGCACCTTATCAGAGGGGTGGAAAGATCGGGCTGTTTGGTGGTGCTGGTGTGGGGAAGACTGTACTTATCATGGAACTGATCAATAATGTTGCAAAGGCTCATG GTGGTTTTTCTGTCTTTGCTGGTGTGGGTGAGCGAACTCGTGAGGGTAATGACTTATACAGGGAAATGATTGAGAGTGGTGTCATCAAGCTTGGGGACAAACAG GATGAGAGCAAATGTGCTCTTGTTTATGGCCAAATGAATGAGCCTCCTGGTGCTCGTGCACGTGTTGGCTTGACCGGGCTGACAGTTGCTGAGCACTTCCGAGATGCTGAAGGACAAGATGTGCTTCTATTTATTGACAACATTTTCCGGTTCACTCAA GCAAACTCAGAAGTGTCTGCGTTACTTGGTCGTATTCCATCTGCTGTCGGTTATCAACCAACTCTTGCTACTGATCTTGGAGGGCTGCAAGAGCGTATCACAACAACAAAGAAAGGTTCCATCACCTCAGTGCAAGCTATTTATGTGCCTGCTGATGActtgacagatcctgctccagcAACCACCTTTGCCCATCTTGATGCTACAACTGTGTTGTCACGACAG ATTTCTGAGCTTGGTATCTACCCTGCTGTTGATCCTCTTGATTCTACATCAAGGATGCTTTCACCACATGTGTTAGGGGAGGAACACTACAACACTGCTCGTGGTGTTCAAAAGGTTCTTCAAAACTACAAGAATCTCCAAGATATTATTGCAATTCTTGGAATGGATGAGCTCAGCGAAGATGATAAGTTGACTGTAGCTCGTGCTCGAAAGATCCAGCGGTTCCTGAGCCAGCCTTTCCATGTTGCTGAAGTGTTCACTGGTGCACCTGGAAAATATGTGGAATTGAAAGAGAGTGTGAACAGCTTTCAG GGTGTTTTGGATGGAAAATATGATGATTTACCCGAGCAGTCATTTTACATGGTTGGAGGCATTGAGGAAGTCATCGCCAAGGCTGAGAAGATCGCCAAGGAGTCTGCTGCATGA